One Thermodesulfobacteriota bacterium genomic window, AAAACTCGGCAGGGTGCCGCTCCCGCCCTACATAAGGCGCGAGGCCGAACCTGTCGATAAGCTCCGCTACCAGACCGTCTTCGCCGGCAAGGAGGGGGCCGTGGCCGCGCCCACGGCGGGCCTCCATTTTACGGACCGCGTAATCGAAGAAATCAAAGGAATGGGCGTGGAGCCTCATTACATAACGCTCCACACGGGCCCGGCCACCTTCATGCCCGTACGCGTGGATAATATGGAGGAGCACAGGATGCCCGGCGAGAGCTACTCCATCGGGCCGGACGTCTTTTCCGCCATACGGAGGGCAAAGGAGGAGGGGAGGAGGGTCGTAGCCGTCGGCTCGACCGTCACCCGGGCGCTTGAGGCGTCGGTCATCGATGGAATTGAGAGCCCCGGGGGGATTGAAAGCCCGCGCCTCGATGGCGACACCGCGCTCTTCATATCTCCGGGCTTCGAGTTCAAGGTCGTGGACGCGCTCGTTACGAACTTCCACCTTCCCTGCTCGACCCTCATAATGCTCGTCTCCGCCCTGGCGGGAGGACAGAGGATAATGGCCGCCTATAAAGAGGCCGTAAAAGAGGGGTACAGGTTCTTCAGCTACGGCGACTGCATGATGATAGTGTGAAGGCCGTGATGCGTGTGCGTGATGCGTGATGCGGAAAAGATTTCTAAATACGTATAACGGTATTTAATATGTCCTTCGGCTTCGAGCTCATAAATAAAGATTTAACGGGCGCAAGGCGCGGCACGATGCGGACCGCCCGCGGCACGGTCGAGACCCCGGTCTTCATGCCCGTCGGGACGAAGGGGACGGTAAAGGCCATGACACCGGAAGAGCTCCGCGGCATGGAGGTGGAGATGATACTGGCCAACACCTACCACCTCTACCTCCGTCCCGGCCACGAGCTTATACGCGAGCTCGGCGGGCTCCACCGCTTCATGAACTGGGACGGCCCGATACTCACCGACAGCGGCGGCTACCAGGTCTTCAGCCTCTCGGAGTTCCGTAAGATCGAGGAGGAGGGCGTGAGCTTCCGCTCTCACCTCGACGGGAGCATGCACCTCCTTACCCCGGAAAAGGCGCTTGAGATTCAGGAGGCGCTCGGCTCGGATATCATGATGCCGCTCGACGAGTGCCCCCCGCATCCCTCGGACCTTGATTATGCCCGGAACTCCATGGAGCTTACCCACAGGTGGGCCGAGAGGACGAAAAAGGCCAGGCGCGGCAATGACCAGGCGCTTTTCGGCATAGTACAGGGGGGGATGTACCCCGAGCTAAGGCGGGAGAGCGCGAGCGTGCTCGTGGGGATGGACTTTGACGGCTACGCCGTCGGCGGCCTCAGCGTCGGCGAGGAGAAAGGGCTCCTCTGGGAGATGCTCGCTGCCTCACTTGAGGGGCTGCCCGAAGGCAAACCCCGCTACCTTATGGGCGTCGGTACCCCCGAGGACCTCGTCCG contains:
- a CDS encoding S-adenosylmethionine:tRNA ribosyltransferase-isomerase, with product TKVFFGDGGGGGEGGEGGELEAVAVEADPEGMWRFELSADGRGGGAVREVIEKLGRVPLPPYIRREAEPVDKLRYQTVFAGKEGAVAAPTAGLHFTDRVIEEIKGMGVEPHYITLHTGPATFMPVRVDNMEEHRMPGESYSIGPDVFSAIRRAKEEGRRVVAVGSTVTRALEASVIDGIESPGGIESPRLDGDTALFISPGFEFKVVDALVTNFHLPCSTLIMLVSALAGGQRIMAAYKEAVKEGYRFFSYGDCMMIV
- the tgt gene encoding tRNA guanosine(34) transglycosylase Tgt, translated to MSFGFELINKDLTGARRGTMRTARGTVETPVFMPVGTKGTVKAMTPEELRGMEVEMILANTYHLYLRPGHELIRELGGLHRFMNWDGPILTDSGGYQVFSLSEFRKIEEEGVSFRSHLDGSMHLLTPEKALEIQEALGSDIMMPLDECPPHPSDLDYARNSMELTHRWAERTKKARRGNDQALFGIVQGGMYPELRRESASVLVGMDFDGYAVGGLSVGEEKGLLWEMLAASLEGLPEGKPRYLMGVGTPEDLVRAVGMGVDMFDCVLPTRCARNGTLFTRGGKLVIKNSRYERDPGPVDPACGCYTCRNYSRAYLRHLYISGEILASRLNTVHNLYYYMELMREMREAIGRGSFGEFERSFNEGREAAPQTGGGTR